The Vibrio syngnathi DNA window ACCTGTTCGTCGATGATATTGACATTGCTTAATTCACTTTTCTGCATAACTCAACCCGTATATTTATTTTTACACCCAATATTTCCATTTGGGCTAACAATCGTTAAAAACACAATAACAGCTACAAAAACGATTGCAAGTGTAAACAATAAAAAACATTTGATGCAAATTTAAATTTACACCTCATCTTTGGTTCGTTCTGAGGCACAAATAGGCCTAAACCACGCCAAGCACATACAAAAAAGGCGATACCTTTAATATCGCCTTCTTAAAACTTATAGAGTGTTTATTTATCACCCAGCGTTTAACATTCGCTTAATTTGCTCTGAGGCCTCTTTCCATCGACTATCCGAGTGAAGAGTCGATAAATCAAAGCTGTGCTTTTTAAGCAATGAGTTAGCTAAAGGCACCTCTTGAATCGCTAAATGATCAAGAGCCTCAATTTGTGCATCTCGTTTATTACACATCAACACCATGTCGCAACCGGCATTCAGAGCAGCCTTCGCTCTGTCGGCAGGGCCGCCCATAATCGCAGCGCCTTCCATGGTTAAGTCATCAGAGAAAATTAGACCTTTAAACCCAAGTTGCTGTCTTAATACTTTCTGCAGCCAATACTCAGAGCCACTCGCGGGCTGGTCATCATAGTGAGAAAAAACCACGTGCGCAGGCATCATCGCATCCAATATTCCTGCTTCAATTTGCGCCTTGAAAATTGCCATGTCTGTTTCAAAGATATCATCTCTAGGATCGTAAGGCGTTTCTAAGTGAGAGTCAGCAATCACGCCGCCGTGTCCTGGGAAATGCTTTCCTGTTGTCGCCATGCCAACCGATTTCATGCCCTTAATAAAAGCACTGCTGTGGCGAACGATGGTATCAATATCTTCACCAAACGCTCGGCTACCAATCGCTTTACAGTCGTGGCCTTTGTCTAACACAGGCGCAAAACTCAGATCAATATCATGGGCAATCAGCTCCGCCGCCATCAACCAACCCGCTTGTTCTGCTAATTGTTCGCCATTATTCTTGGTCGCAAATTCTTGGGCTGCCGGGATAATTGAAAAACCGTCGCGGAAGCGCTGAACTCGACCACCTTC harbors:
- the nagZ gene encoding beta-N-acetylhexosaminidase; translation: MGPLWVDVAGYELTAEDREILEHPTVGGLILFARNYHDSKQLSALNKEIRKVAKRPILIGVDQEGGRVQRFRDGFSIIPAAQEFATKNNGEQLAEQAGWLMAAELIAHDIDLSFAPVLDKGHDCKAIGSRAFGEDIDTIVRHSSAFIKGMKSVGMATTGKHFPGHGGVIADSHLETPYDPRDDIFETDMAIFKAQIEAGILDAMMPAHVVFSHYDDQPASGSEYWLQKVLRQQLGFKGLIFSDDLTMEGAAIMGGPADRAKAALNAGCDMVLMCNKRDAQIEALDHLAIQEVPLANSLLKKHSFDLSTLHSDSRWKEASEQIKRMLNAG